A single region of the Neotabrizicola shimadae genome encodes:
- a CDS encoding polyamine ABC transporter substrate-binding protein: protein MKLSRRTALVTLGSALAMPWVRPSWAQSGSVNVYNWADYIGETTLDDFTAATGIGVNYDLYGSAEEMQAKMLAGSTGYDVVVMAGQSMPQFNKAGIYQVLDRSKLPNWKNLDPEIMKIVEGYDPGNEHSVPYMWGSVGFTFNLDMVKERLPDADLSDLGTIFNPENAAKLADCGISILDSPTDIGYAVMSWLGIDPNKAGPAEYARLIEAFKPIREYITTFDNGNYLNTIPNGELCVANTWSGDYAVAKARAAEAGIEMNLAYHVPKTGAPAWFDLLAIPADAPSTDNAYKFIDFMMQPEVIAAATNFTGYANANAAAKPFVDPAILNDPAIYPDHDTLSRMYTPLPMTDEQERDLTRAWAEIKAG, encoded by the coding sequence ATGAAACTGAGCCGCCGCACGGCACTTGTCACCTTGGGCAGCGCCTTGGCGATGCCTTGGGTCCGCCCGTCCTGGGCGCAATCGGGCAGCGTGAACGTCTACAACTGGGCCGATTACATCGGCGAGACGACGCTGGATGATTTCACCGCCGCAACCGGCATCGGGGTCAACTACGACCTCTATGGCAGCGCCGAAGAGATGCAGGCCAAGATGCTGGCGGGCTCCACCGGCTATGACGTGGTGGTGATGGCGGGCCAGTCCATGCCGCAGTTCAACAAGGCGGGCATCTATCAGGTGCTGGACCGTTCGAAGCTGCCGAACTGGAAGAACCTTGATCCCGAGATCATGAAGATCGTCGAAGGCTACGATCCGGGCAACGAGCACAGCGTGCCCTACATGTGGGGCTCGGTCGGGTTCACCTTCAACCTGGACATGGTGAAGGAACGTCTGCCCGATGCCGACCTTTCGGACCTGGGAACGATCTTCAACCCCGAGAACGCGGCCAAGCTGGCGGATTGCGGGATCTCGATCCTCGATAGCCCGACCGACATTGGCTATGCGGTGATGAGCTGGCTGGGCATCGACCCGAACAAAGCAGGACCGGCGGAGTATGCGCGGCTGATCGAGGCGTTCAAGCCGATCCGCGAGTACATCACGACCTTCGACAACGGCAACTACCTGAACACCATCCCGAATGGCGAGCTGTGCGTCGCGAACACCTGGTCGGGCGACTACGCCGTGGCCAAGGCCCGCGCGGCAGAGGCCGGGATCGAGATGAACCTGGCCTACCATGTGCCCAAGACCGGTGCCCCGGCGTGGTTCGATCTGCTGGCCATCCCGGCCGATGCGCCCAGCACCGACAACGCGTACAAGTTCATCGACTTCATGATGCAGCCCGAGGTCATTGCGGCGGCAACCAACTTCACCGGCTATGCCAACGCGAATGCCGCGGCGAAGCCTTTTGTCGATCCGGCCATCCTGAACGACCCGGCGATCTACCCCGACCACGATACGCTGAGCCGGATGTACACGCCGTTGCCGATGACCGACGAACAGGAGCGTGACCTGACGCGCGCCTGGGCCGAAATCAAGGCCGGCTGA
- a CDS encoding baeRF11 domain-containing protein, which produces MLHIDLPTRGEILKLAEVRGGPCVSIYVATTPLTEHAQQDRIELKNLMRDALGQLEAADTPKRTLARIEEAVAGVIADDDFWAYQANSLALFVTPETLTSFRLANKLQSMVEVSDRFHIKPLLRAVAFPHEAFVLAISMGGVRLVEVSADLPPHPVAVPGLPKDMADALGRRSHGERTGAGTGGESQSEHALLTRFSRAVDQALRPVLTGSERPLIVAAAEPLASIFRATSSYPLVAGEVIAGSADHRPDHELSAAARSILDGLHAAELARLAALYADRAGEGRATTDIAAAARAATFGAIDTLIVDMDQVVPGTVDADGVVTFAAAAGAGNYGVVDEIASRALKSGARVIAARAGDVPGGGSLAAILRYAI; this is translated from the coding sequence ATGCTGCACATCGACCTGCCAACCCGTGGCGAGATCCTGAAACTGGCCGAGGTGCGGGGCGGTCCCTGCGTTTCGATCTATGTGGCCACCACCCCCCTGACCGAACATGCCCAGCAGGACCGGATCGAACTGAAGAACCTGATGCGCGATGCCCTGGGTCAGTTGGAGGCGGCAGACACGCCCAAGCGCACGCTGGCGCGGATCGAAGAAGCGGTGGCCGGAGTGATCGCCGACGATGACTTCTGGGCCTATCAGGCCAACAGCCTGGCGCTGTTCGTCACGCCCGAGACGCTGACCAGCTTCCGGCTGGCGAACAAGCTGCAAAGCATGGTCGAGGTTTCGGACCGCTTCCATATAAAGCCGCTGTTGCGCGCGGTGGCTTTCCCCCATGAAGCCTTTGTGCTGGCGATCAGCATGGGGGGGGTGCGCCTGGTCGAGGTGTCGGCCGATCTGCCGCCGCATCCGGTGGCGGTACCGGGCCTGCCAAAGGACATGGCCGACGCGCTTGGCCGGCGCAGCCACGGCGAGCGCACCGGCGCCGGCACGGGCGGCGAGAGCCAGAGCGAACATGCGCTGCTGACGCGGTTCTCGCGCGCAGTGGACCAGGCCCTGCGTCCGGTGCTGACGGGCAGCGAGCGCCCGCTGATCGTGGCGGCGGCCGAACCCTTGGCCTCGATCTTCCGCGCGACCTCCAGCTATCCGCTGGTGGCGGGCGAGGTGATTGCCGGATCTGCCGACCACAGACCGGATCATGAGCTTTCCGCCGCGGCACGCAGCATCCTGGACGGGCTGCACGCGGCCGAGCTTGCGCGGCTGGCCGCCCTGTATGCGGACCGCGCCGGCGAGGGGCGGGCCACGACGGATATTGCGGCGGCAGCGCGGGCGGCGACCTTTGGCGCCATCGACACGCTGATCGTGGACATGGACCAGGTGGTGCCGGGCACGGTGGATGCCGATGGTGTGGTGACCTTTGCCGCCGCGGCAGGCGCGGGCAATTACGGCGTGGTGGACGAAATCGCCAGCCGGGCGCTGAAATCCGGTGCGCGGGTCATCGCGGCGCGGGCCGGCGACGTGCCGGGCGGCGGGTCTTTGGCCGCGATCCTGCGCTATGCGATCTGA
- a CDS encoding methyltransferase domain-containing protein — protein sequence MSEDHYPARMIAMLEAIWGEGFLSPGGRDEVARVIGAHDIAGAAVLDIGCGAGGIDEALVAVHGAGFVTGIDVEDPVLTHARGLVDRAGLSARIGLVKVAPGPLPFPPGTFDVVFSKDSIVHIPDKHSLMAEVFRVLKPGGRFLASDWLIGHDDAPSPLMAEYIAAEGLDFGMASPGRYRDAMAAAGFEGVEVISRNAWYRQTARAELERLRGPVGTAAAKVVGQDFVDQNIGIWERMIPVLDLGEHCPTHLRAVKPRH from the coding sequence ATGAGCGAAGACCATTACCCCGCCCGCATGATCGCCATGCTGGAGGCGATCTGGGGCGAGGGCTTCCTGTCTCCCGGCGGCCGGGACGAGGTGGCGCGGGTGATCGGCGCGCATGACATCGCCGGGGCCGCGGTGCTGGACATCGGCTGCGGTGCGGGCGGCATCGACGAGGCGCTGGTGGCCGTGCATGGCGCGGGGTTCGTGACGGGCATCGATGTGGAAGACCCGGTGCTGACCCATGCCCGCGGGCTCGTGGATCGGGCGGGCCTTTCCGCGCGCATCGGCCTCGTCAAGGTCGCACCCGGCCCCCTGCCCTTTCCGCCCGGCACCTTCGACGTGGTTTTCTCCAAGGACTCCATCGTCCACATCCCCGACAAGCACAGCCTGATGGCCGAGGTGTTCCGGGTGTTGAAGCCGGGCGGGCGGTTCCTGGCCTCGGACTGGCTGATCGGGCATGACGACGCGCCCTCGCCCCTGATGGCCGAGTATATCGCCGCCGAGGGGCTGGATTTCGGCATGGCCTCGCCCGGCCGCTACCGCGATGCGATGGCGGCGGCGGGGTTCGAGGGGGTGGAGGTCATCAGCCGGAACGCCTGGTACCGCCAGACCGCGCGGGCCGAGCTGGAGCGGCTGAGGGGACCGGTGGGGACAGCGGCGGCAAAGGTCGTGGGGCAGGACTTCGTGGACCAGAACATCGGCATCTGGGAGAGGATGATCCCGGTGCTGGACCTGGGCGAGCATTGCCCGACCCATCTGCGGGCGGTGAAGCCCCGGCATTGA
- a CDS encoding DUF4202 domain-containing protein, with protein sequence MTRLAKALSLIDAANAADPTLEDGRPAALLYGERMTAELGRLVPDASEVLQVAARGQHVERWLLPRSAYPEGKAGYLDWRREQGRRHGLRVAGIMAEAGYPAEDQDRVGVLLRKEGIKRDAEVQALEDVICFTFIRWYLGAFAATRTPEEMVEIVGKTARKMSAGGRARALEEFPMPPDWAAAFRAA encoded by the coding sequence ATGACCCGCCTTGCCAAAGCCCTGTCCCTGATCGACGCGGCCAACGCCGCCGACCCGACGCTGGAGGACGGGCGGCCGGCTGCGCTCCTCTACGGGGAGCGGATGACGGCGGAGCTGGGGCGGCTGGTGCCCGATGCTTCGGAGGTGCTGCAGGTCGCGGCCAGGGGGCAGCATGTGGAGCGCTGGCTCCTGCCCCGGTCGGCCTATCCGGAGGGCAAGGCGGGCTATCTGGACTGGCGGCGGGAACAGGGTCGGCGGCATGGCCTGCGGGTCGCGGGGATCATGGCCGAGGCGGGCTATCCGGCAGAGGATCAGGACCGGGTGGGGGTCCTGCTGCGGAAGGAGGGGATCAAGCGGGACGCCGAGGTGCAGGCGCTGGAGGACGTGATCTGCTTCACCTTCATCCGCTGGTACCTGGGGGCCTTTGCCGCGACCAGGACGCCGGAGGAGATGGTCGAGATCGTGGGCAAGACCGCCCGGAAGATGTCGGCCGGGGGGCGGGCGCGGGCGCTGGAGGAGTTCCCGATGCCGCCGGACTGGGCCGCGGCCTTTCGGGCCGCCTGA
- a CDS encoding ABC transporter ATP-binding protein translates to MAANAEAAPQAAQPFLRIEGVSKRFGTFEAVKKVNLDIRKGEIFGLLGGSGCGKTTLLRMLAGFEVPTEGRIFLDGQDLGAVPPWDRPVHMMFQSYALFPHMTVEKNVGYGLKHEKMSDAERRDRVRAMLDLVKLTEFAQRKPHQISGGQRQRVALARALARQPKLLLLDEPLAALDKKLREHTQFELMSIQDRTGVTFIVVTHDQEEAMTLSNRIAVMDRGVVKQVGSPTEIYEYPKSRFVAGFIGSITTFAGRVAEIHGQTSKVEIADLRMVIEARSIPGLGVGQDVTVALRPEKIRLTRHEHQGPNVIAGQVHDIAYFGKDSLYRITLPTGAMISVHAVNAHRTGEWAASWEDPVWLSFDPASAILLTE, encoded by the coding sequence GTGGCGGCCAATGCGGAGGCGGCCCCGCAGGCCGCACAGCCCTTCCTGCGGATCGAAGGGGTCTCGAAGCGCTTCGGCACGTTCGAGGCCGTGAAGAAGGTGAACCTCGACATCCGGAAGGGCGAGATCTTCGGCCTTCTAGGCGGGTCCGGATGCGGCAAGACCACGCTTCTGCGGATGCTGGCCGGGTTCGAGGTGCCGACCGAAGGCCGCATCTTCCTGGACGGCCAAGACCTTGGCGCGGTTCCACCCTGGGACCGCCCGGTGCACATGATGTTCCAATCCTACGCGCTTTTCCCCCACATGACGGTGGAAAAGAACGTGGGCTACGGGTTGAAGCACGAGAAGATGTCCGATGCGGAACGTCGCGACCGTGTGCGCGCGATGCTGGACCTGGTGAAGCTGACCGAGTTCGCGCAGCGCAAGCCGCACCAGATCTCGGGTGGCCAGCGCCAGCGCGTCGCCCTTGCGCGCGCGCTGGCGCGACAGCCGAAACTTCTTCTGCTGGACGAGCCGCTTGCCGCGCTGGACAAGAAGCTGCGCGAACACACCCAGTTCGAGCTGATGTCGATCCAGGACCGAACGGGCGTGACCTTCATCGTGGTCACCCATGACCAGGAGGAGGCGATGACGCTGTCGAACCGCATCGCGGTGATGGACCGCGGCGTGGTGAAACAGGTGGGAAGCCCGACCGAGATCTACGAATACCCCAAGAGCCGGTTCGTTGCCGGGTTCATCGGGTCGATCACGACCTTCGCAGGCCGTGTGGCCGAGATCCATGGCCAGACCAGCAAGGTCGAAATCGCCGATCTGCGCATGGTAATCGAGGCGCGGTCCATCCCTGGACTGGGCGTCGGGCAGGATGTGACCGTGGCGCTGCGACCCGAGAAGATCCGCCTGACGCGGCACGAACACCAGGGGCCGAATGTCATTGCCGGGCAGGTGCATGACATCGCCTATTTCGGCAAGGACAGCCTGTACCGCATCACACTGCCCACGGGTGCCATGATCTCGGTCCATGCCGTGAATGCCCATCGCACCGGCGAATGGGCGGCAAGCTGGGAAGACCCGGTCTGGCTGTCCTTCGATCCGGCCTCGGCCATCCTGTTGACGGAGTAG
- a CDS encoding ABC transporter permease subunit: MKRSPVFLISVLCFGFAFFYIPILSMIFFSFNESRLATVWGGFSTKWYVALWKNKQVMTALILSVQIALLSATFATILGTMAGVALARFRKFRGRTFFSGMVNAPLIMPEVITGISMLMLFILMAETVGWPGARGFTTITLAHITFAMVYVTTIVHSRMLSADRSIEEAAMDLGSRPWQVMRDVTLPVISPAILSGWLLAFTISLDDVVISSFVTGPGYTTLPLLIWSKVKLGVTPDINALATIIVVTVAVVVAIAGTVMARAERRRAAEERLAYRDNG, encoded by the coding sequence ATGAAGCGCAGCCCTGTGTTCCTGATCTCGGTCCTGTGTTTCGGCTTCGCCTTCTTCTACATCCCGATCCTGTCGATGATCTTCTTCAGCTTCAACGAAAGCCGTTTGGCGACGGTCTGGGGCGGCTTCTCGACGAAATGGTACGTCGCGCTGTGGAAGAACAAGCAGGTCATGACGGCGCTGATCCTGTCGGTGCAGATCGCGCTTCTGTCGGCGACCTTCGCCACGATCCTGGGCACGATGGCGGGCGTCGCCCTGGCGCGGTTCCGCAAGTTCCGGGGACGGACCTTCTTTTCCGGCATGGTCAACGCGCCGCTGATCATGCCGGAGGTCATCACCGGCATCTCGATGCTGATGCTGTTCATCCTGATGGCCGAAACCGTCGGCTGGCCCGGCGCGCGCGGCTTCACCACCATCACGCTCGCGCACATCACCTTTGCCATGGTCTATGTGACGACCATCGTCCATTCCCGGATGCTTTCGGCTGACCGCTCGATCGAAGAGGCGGCGATGGATCTTGGAAGCCGTCCCTGGCAGGTGATGCGCGACGTGACGCTTCCGGTGATCAGCCCGGCGATCCTGTCAGGCTGGCTTCTGGCCTTTACCATCTCGCTCGACGACGTGGTGATCTCGTCCTTCGTCACCGGGCCGGGCTATACGACCCTGCCGCTGCTGATCTGGTCCAAGGTCAAGCTGGGGGTGACGCCCGACATCAACGCGCTGGCCACGATCATCGTGGTGACGGTGGCGGTGGTGGTGGCGATTGCCGGAACGGTAATGGCCCGCGCCGAACGCCGTCGTGCCGCCGAAGAGCGGCTGGCCTATCGCGACAATGGGTGA
- a CDS encoding YbaN family protein, protein MRTLWFVLGCLALALGVIGLFLPIMPTAPFIILAALAFSRSSERLHAWLLAHPQFGPIILNWQDYGAIAPWAKALSVGMMSASVVIGWLMGLSPLLVGVHLAIVAAVAVFILTRPSGPPG, encoded by the coding sequence TTGCGCACCCTCTGGTTTGTTCTGGGCTGTCTTGCCCTGGCGCTTGGCGTGATCGGGCTGTTTCTGCCCATCATGCCGACCGCGCCCTTCATCATTCTGGCGGCGCTGGCCTTTTCGCGATCGTCCGAGCGGCTGCATGCCTGGCTTCTGGCGCATCCGCAATTCGGGCCGATCATCCTGAACTGGCAGGATTACGGCGCCATTGCCCCCTGGGCCAAGGCGCTTTCGGTCGGCATGATGTCGGCCTCTGTCGTGATCGGCTGGCTGATGGGGCTGTCGCCCCTGCTGGTGGGGGTGCATCTCGCCATCGTCGCGGCGGTGGCGGTGTTCATCCTCACCCGGCCGAGCGGTCCGCCGGGCTGA
- a CDS encoding ABC transporter permease — MTSPSHDSRLAQWFHRRGWSDITIAIPYGWLLLFFLVPFVIVVAMSVATRTPTAPPFGFGGEHPWVNLTGYQRLFTDDLYIRAFLTSLTNAAAATVFCLLIGYPMALGLTRVSKGWRNILLMLVILPFWTSFLLRVYAWMGLMGSSSWFNKMLTGAWNGLVPVDWAVKSIPMMHTNFAVVLVMVYTYLPFMILPLFANLERLDPTLDEAAMDLGTRPFGVFWDVTLPQSIPGIIAGGMLVFIPAAGELVIPSLVGDAGSPMIGRVIQDEFSSARDWPMASTVAVALLILMVGPTMIYSHFQGRAEARPKQDEGQRVTDSDLVTGATP; from the coding sequence ATGACCTCGCCGTCGCATGACAGCCGGCTTGCGCAGTGGTTCCACCGGCGCGGCTGGTCCGACATCACCATCGCCATTCCCTATGGCTGGCTGCTGCTGTTCTTCCTGGTGCCCTTCGTCATCGTTGTGGCGATGAGCGTGGCGACCCGCACGCCGACCGCGCCCCCCTTCGGCTTTGGCGGAGAACATCCCTGGGTGAACCTGACCGGCTATCAGCGGCTCTTCACCGATGACCTCTACATCCGGGCCTTCCTGACCTCGCTGACCAACGCTGCGGCTGCCACGGTGTTCTGCCTGCTGATCGGCTATCCGATGGCGCTTGGCCTGACGCGGGTGTCGAAGGGCTGGCGCAACATCCTTCTGATGCTGGTGATCCTGCCATTCTGGACCTCGTTCCTGTTGCGCGTCTATGCCTGGATGGGGCTGATGGGATCGTCCAGCTGGTTCAACAAGATGCTGACGGGTGCCTGGAATGGGCTGGTGCCGGTGGACTGGGCGGTGAAGTCCATTCCCATGATGCACACGAACTTCGCGGTCGTGCTGGTCATGGTCTACACCTACCTGCCCTTCATGATCCTGCCCTTGTTCGCCAATCTGGAACGGCTTGACCCCACGCTGGACGAGGCGGCGATGGACCTGGGCACCCGGCCGTTCGGGGTTTTCTGGGATGTCACCCTGCCGCAATCCATCCCCGGCATCATCGCGGGGGGCATGCTGGTCTTCATCCCCGCCGCCGGCGAACTGGTGATCCCCTCGCTTGTGGGCGATGCCGGATCGCCCATGATCGGCCGCGTGATTCAGGACGAGTTTTCCTCGGCGCGCGACTGGCCGATGGCTTCGACGGTGGCAGTGGCGCTTCTGATCCTGATGGTCGGGCCGACGATGATTTATTCCCACTTCCAGGGCCGCGCCGAGGCCCGGCCGAAACAGGATGAAGGCCAGCGCGTCACCGACAGCGATCTGGTGACGGGAGCCACGCCATGA
- a CDS encoding amidohydrolase, with amino-acid sequence MADTVLHNARIRTMDPTRPFATWMLMQGGRIAALGSGSAPGARHRIDAGGRLVLPGFQDAHIHLLSGGLDLATAAYLYEVTGEDELIATLRAHALAKADMAMILGSGWQAGVFGDHNLTARVLDRAATDRPMLIYDSSFHNACLNSRAIEMAGVQDMPDPPNGHIVRDAQGRATGMLHEEVIPLVLDRLPPMTDDDWMTGLREGQAHANRHGITGVLDARITEQEERIYRQAALDGALTLRVAGTAWVTEADTPETAVARLSAWRAANPGPDFHVHSAKFFMDGVYENRTAANLSPYADAQGGNAPCMFGADQTRALMTALDAARFAIHVHVIGDAAARRAIEGLESARAANGPWPSQHQLAHLQLVDPADIARLAGLATANVQPLWARFEPPYSDPSLAMIGQARWTDVYAFRSMIDAGADWCLSSDWAVSTLNPFEIIETAITRQKRKDDDPEPPFFADQALTIEECVQGYTVNAARACWRDGFTGMLRPGFSADAIILDRDIFACPADEISQTAVELTLFKGQEVHRAEGFAG; translated from the coding sequence TTGGCTGACACCGTTCTGCACAACGCCCGCATCCGCACGATGGATCCGACCCGGCCCTTTGCCACCTGGATGCTGATGCAGGGCGGGCGCATCGCGGCGCTTGGCTCTGGCAGTGCGCCCGGTGCCCGCCACAGGATCGACGCGGGCGGCCGGCTGGTCCTTCCGGGCTTTCAGGACGCGCATATCCACCTTTTGTCCGGCGGGCTGGATCTTGCCACAGCGGCCTACCTCTACGAGGTGACGGGCGAGGACGAGCTGATCGCCACGCTGCGGGCCCATGCCTTGGCAAAGGCGGACATGGCCATGATCCTGGGCTCGGGCTGGCAGGCGGGGGTCTTCGGCGACCACAACCTGACGGCACGCGTCCTTGACCGCGCGGCCACCGACCGGCCGATGCTGATCTATGACAGCTCGTTCCACAACGCCTGCCTGAACAGCCGCGCCATCGAGATGGCAGGCGTGCAAGACATGCCCGACCCGCCCAACGGCCATATCGTCCGCGACGCGCAGGGCCGCGCGACGGGGATGCTGCACGAAGAGGTCATCCCACTGGTGCTGGACCGGCTGCCCCCCATGACCGACGACGACTGGATGACGGGCCTGCGCGAAGGCCAGGCCCATGCCAACCGCCACGGCATCACCGGGGTTCTGGATGCCCGCATCACCGAGCAGGAGGAACGGATCTACCGCCAAGCCGCCCTGGATGGCGCATTGACGCTGCGCGTGGCCGGCACCGCCTGGGTGACCGAGGCCGACACGCCTGAAACGGCTGTTGCCCGCCTCTCCGCCTGGCGCGCGGCGAATCCCGGGCCGGATTTCCACGTTCATTCCGCCAAGTTCTTCATGGATGGCGTGTACGAGAACCGCACGGCGGCGAACCTTTCGCCCTACGCCGACGCCCAGGGCGGCAACGCGCCCTGCATGTTCGGCGCCGACCAGACAAGGGCGCTGATGACCGCCCTCGATGCCGCGCGATTTGCCATCCACGTCCATGTCATCGGCGATGCTGCAGCCCGGCGCGCCATCGAAGGGCTGGAGTCCGCCCGCGCCGCCAACGGACCCTGGCCCTCGCAGCACCAATTGGCGCACCTGCAGCTCGTGGACCCGGCCGACATCGCACGCCTGGCGGGGCTTGCCACCGCCAATGTCCAGCCGCTGTGGGCGCGGTTCGAGCCGCCCTACTCCGACCCGTCGCTGGCGATGATCGGCCAGGCGCGATGGACGGATGTCTATGCCTTCCGCAGCATGATCGACGCGGGGGCCGACTGGTGCCTGTCGTCGGACTGGGCGGTCTCGACCCTGAACCCGTTCGAGATCATCGAGACCGCCATCACCCGGCAGAAACGCAAGGACGACGATCCCGAGCCACCCTTCTTCGCCGACCAGGCTCTGACCATCGAGGAATGCGTGCAGGGATACACGGTGAACGCCGCCCGGGCCTGCTGGCGGGACGGCTTCACCGGGATGCTGCGCCCCGGCTTCTCGGCTGATGCCATCATTCTGGACCGCGATATCTTTGCCTGCCCGGCCGACGAGATCTCGCAGACCGCGGTCGAACTGACGCTCTTCAAGGGTCAGGAGGTTCACCGGGCAGAGGGGTTCGCCGGGTGA
- a CDS encoding DUF1349 domain-containing protein yields MGWTQGLEWINPPPVAEEAGGALRVVTGDRQDFWRRTFYGFVHDDGHALLAETDGPFTAEVTFEADWQAQYDQAGLMLRTDESQWIKAGIEHVNGMAHLAVVVTLGRSDWSQVALPQLTGAVTLRLTRSSDAVWVQYRDGADWKMVRLAHYPADLPAKVGPMTCSPSRAGLEVLFRDFRLGPVTDKPY; encoded by the coding sequence ATGGGCTGGACGCAAGGCTTGGAATGGATCAACCCGCCGCCGGTCGCCGAGGAGGCGGGCGGTGCGCTGCGGGTGGTGACGGGGGATCGTCAGGACTTCTGGCGCCGCACCTTTTACGGTTTCGTGCATGACGACGGCCATGCTCTTCTGGCCGAGACGGATGGCCCCTTCACCGCCGAGGTCACCTTCGAGGCCGATTGGCAGGCGCAATACGATCAGGCCGGGCTGATGCTGCGCACCGATGAAAGCCAATGGATCAAGGCGGGCATCGAGCATGTGAACGGCATGGCCCATCTGGCGGTGGTGGTCACGCTGGGCCGGTCGGACTGGAGCCAGGTGGCACTTCCCCAACTGACGGGCGCGGTCACTCTGCGGCTGACGCGATCTTCGGATGCCGTCTGGGTTCAGTATCGGGATGGCGCCGACTGGAAGATGGTCCGCCTCGCGCATTACCCGGCCGACTTGCCGGCGAAGGTCGGGCCGATGACCTGCTCGCCCTCGCGCGCGGGGCTGGAGGTGCTGTTCCGCGATTTCCGGTTGGGGCCGGTGACGGACAAGCCCTACTGA
- the cobO gene encoding cob(I)yrinic acid a,c-diamide adenosyltransferase, protein MSEEPDTEAAPGPEATEAELARHATKMAKKKAARDKIMATKSGEKGLVIVHTGTGKGKSSSGFGMILRCIAHQMPCAVVQFIKGAWDTGERRLLTTHFGDLCQFHAMGEGFTWETQDKTRDIAAAARGWDKAKELIRDPSIRLVLLDEINIALRYGYLDTAEVLAFLAAEKPPLTHVVLTGRGAPEALVEAADLVTEMTLVKHPFRSGIKAQPGVEF, encoded by the coding sequence ATGAGTGAAGAGCCCGACACCGAAGCCGCCCCCGGCCCCGAGGCGACCGAGGCCGAGCTTGCCCGCCACGCCACCAAGATGGCCAAGAAGAAGGCCGCGCGCGACAAGATCATGGCCACCAAGTCGGGCGAGAAGGGGCTGGTCATCGTCCATACCGGCACCGGCAAGGGCAAGTCCTCGTCCGGCTTCGGCATGATCCTGCGCTGCATCGCGCATCAGATGCCCTGTGCCGTGGTGCAGTTCATCAAGGGCGCCTGGGACACCGGCGAGCGCCGCCTTCTGACCACCCATTTCGGCGATCTCTGCCAGTTTCACGCCATGGGCGAGGGCTTCACCTGGGAAACCCAGGACAAGACCCGTGACATCGCCGCCGCCGCGCGCGGCTGGGACAAGGCGAAAGAGCTGATCCGCGATCCGTCCATCCGCCTCGTGCTGCTGGACGAGATCAACATCGCGCTACGCTACGGCTATCTCGACACCGCCGAGGTGCTGGCCTTCCTCGCCGCCGAAAAGCCGCCGCTCACCCATGTCGTGCTCACCGGGCGCGGCGCGCCCGAGGCGCTGGTCGAAGCGGCCGATCTGGTCACAGAGATGACGCTGGTGAAGCACCCCTTCCGGTCGGGCATCAAGGCCCAACCGGGCGTGGAGTTCTGA
- a CDS encoding dimethylsulfonioproprionate lyase family protein, with protein sequence MTDPILQELATPLGLPGSGRRRYGAAMALHRRGEISAAVLEAYRIASALDTQDPAQILAAEGLAVPALPTPDAASAIRSLVDEADIYLATLPGPGVAEVRAGIAQARGRAVNIPQGGTNPTVAAHLATALEELRPTHPAMAQAIAAAAPHLDWITYDAYPRDQIGPAFADGHAFASLIGAGSPIPAEDFDFGLFLIAPHVLYRDHNHAAPELYAPLTGPHGWRFGPGEPLVVKPAHQPVWNDPFRPHCTKVGPVPFLCLFGWTRDVNETARVLPAPDWPELEALRLG encoded by the coding sequence TTGACCGACCCGATCCTGCAAGAGCTTGCAACGCCGCTTGGCCTGCCCGGTTCAGGCCGGCGGCGCTATGGCGCGGCCATGGCGCTGCACCGGCGCGGCGAGATTTCCGCGGCGGTGCTGGAAGCCTACCGCATCGCCTCGGCGCTGGACACCCAGGACCCGGCGCAGATCCTGGCGGCCGAGGGGCTGGCTGTGCCTGCCCTGCCCACGCCGGACGCCGCATCGGCAATCCGCAGCCTGGTGGACGAGGCCGACATCTACCTTGCCACCCTGCCCGGCCCCGGCGTGGCAGAGGTCCGCGCCGGCATAGCCCAGGCGCGCGGCAGAGCGGTGAACATACCGCAGGGCGGGACCAATCCGACCGTGGCCGCGCATCTGGCCACGGCGCTGGAGGAACTGCGTCCAACGCATCCCGCCATGGCCCAGGCCATCGCCGCCGCCGCGCCGCACCTGGACTGGATCACCTACGACGCCTACCCGCGCGACCAGATCGGCCCTGCCTTCGCCGATGGCCACGCCTTCGCCTCGCTGATCGGCGCCGGCTCACCGATCCCGGCCGAGGATTTCGACTTCGGCCTGTTCCTCATCGCGCCTCATGTCCTGTACCGCGATCACAACCACGCCGCGCCCGAGTTGTATGCCCCCCTGACCGGCCCGCATGGCTGGCGCTTCGGGCCGGGCGAGCCGCTGGTCGTGAAACCCGCGCACCAGCCGGTCTGGAACGACCCGTTCCGCCCGCATTGCACAAAAGTCGGGCCGGTGCCCTTCCTTTGCCTCTTCGGCTGGACGCGCGACGTGAACGAAACCGCCCGCGTGCTTCCCGCGCCCGACTGGCCCGAACTAGAGGCTCTGCGCCTTGGCTGA